One Bemisia tabaci chromosome 4, PGI_BMITA_v3 genomic window, TCTTTTTCCGTCTTTTCTTCAGCCAGCTTTCTTCCCTTCCCTCTCGGTTTTTCACCGCCCCTATCTCCCTCCCTCCTCTCCTCCCTCGACCTCTTCCTTGGCTCCGGCTCCGATCATATTGCCGTCCCTGGAAGTCaacagttttctttttctttctattttttcggCCGCGACGTTAAATTTGTTTAATCCGCTTTGCCCAATAAACCAAATGCGCTCTGTCACCCTCAAGTGATGCCAACGGTACCAGTCCAATCAAACTTATATGCGCGCTATTAGTATTGCGCCCCAGAGAGGCCATACAGATCGATTTGTTCTCATCGCTAGTATTAGAAGGGATTATGtcattgttattgtttggattCAATTCGATGTAATGGAGTACGTTTGGTGACGTCATCATCAATAGCATCTGTGGGCAAGTGGATACCTGTATTggtaaattttaatgttttagatGCAAGGAAAGAAATTGATTTTATACCCATCGACCCTGCGATTTTTCTTTAGCCTCGCTAAAGTTTGAACTGTTGGAAGGAATCGTGGGGTGAATTCTACTGTGAAATTACAAAACTCGATCGTGGCATTCTAAAATTTCGTCTTCTTTTTACTTTGAGATAATGTTACAGtgcattttttgcatgaaattaacGGAGAATATtcgtagaaaagaaaaatcacacgCAATTTCGTCCAATCAATAACGAGTACCACGTGCTTCTCTGAGACGTAAAATATGGAcggcgtttagcagaaaggaactaagccacgaTAGCTATTGCGgattttaattgagcaattaaattttttactcgaGATCATTTGTAAGCTAGTTGTTTTATACCTTTGAGGAATTGGCCTCGTATgtagaaaattcaataaaatgtgtaaaaaaaatccgcacaacctttttcatggaaaaattaaattgcccaattaaatgtaAGCACAAAAACACAAAACTCGATCGCGGCATTCCAAAACACCTCCCTTTTACTTTAAGATAAATGAAacagctgatatggcttggttccttatttttgcttaacgcgatccaaatgTACTATGGGAAAGCTTCAACATCACAAACTGAGATTGGTGGTTttgaagtttcaccatcaagTTGTATCCAAATATCCAACTGAGGCTCAtaaagtgcccccccccccccccccccgtcgtgcaaggaatgaaaaataatgactAGACCAGGAGAGCTTTAAGTAATTACCATCGCGGTATTTAAAAGTTTTagcgcatttttttttctttttttaaaaaaatattatttaatatttttccatgaagtttttgaaaatattctaaaaaggGATGAAAGTCCCAACCATATCTTCGTGCAATAACTATGATCTTCCTCCAGATATTTGACATAAGACAGGAGGTCGGCCGAACAACTTTTCTAACCAAAATAAgcgttttttttctatttcacttgTAATGACGACTGACCCTAAAAGGTGTGCAAATAGAAAATATGggataaaaaattcagtttaacaCGATGGGagtgaaaaaaagtgaaaatcgaaaaatctcgaGGGTAATCAAGACAAGATCTCCGGAATTGATGGGCACTGATTGAAAATTCACTTCGAAACTATATGCATGAATGAACTTCCACTGATATTAAGGACAATGATACATGATAAAGTAGAAATGAAACGATGTAAATATTGAATTATAAACTACAAGGAAAATGTGAAGAAATGTGTTGTTTATATTATCTTTGGAGGAGTTTGCGCatagtttttgaaaacattttcaccGCTAATAACTGTCCGGAGAATTGAAACAGAATTGCAATGATTCAATTCTTAATATCAAAAGCTGACATAAGCACCAATGCTCTCACAACAAAGTCTTCAACTGAACCTAATCCACGACCCTTTTAAATTAATTAGGTGTTGTGGTTTCAGATATCACGCTGACGTAATCGAATGAAGTAAGCATGAATTAACACTCGTTTGTATTCATGTACTATAATAAGAAAATAGAGGAATGAATAGAACTAGAAAAAATGATGAgcgaataaaaatattaaatagcTAAGGTCAAAAAGAAATTGCTTCATGGAGATAAATAagaaattttcctcattttcaaacTATCAACACACGGCATgttgggggcggggggggggagacttAAGAGGGGTGTGTATTAAGCCTTATACATCATTTAAGTATACGTTTAGGAAGTAACTTAAAAGAATTCACTGAGAACTCGTAACCAGAACTGGAAAGGATGAAGGATAAATGTTTAATGGAGCTGAGCTGCACTTGAACCGATTCTATACATTGAGGAGGACAAAAGCGTAGCGACGCAGATGGACACATACAAAAATCTGCAAGTATAAATATGAAATGTAAACACTAATATAATTTGTTCCGCAGACTTGAAACCGTGAAAATTAAAGTAGGTAGCAGGTTAACACACATAAAAAATCTGACTTTATGATCCTGCAAATTCTTCGCCTATAAGTTGCTTTCCTAATACGGTGGAATATTTTGGAATATTTAGTATGAACTTAGTTCTCGTTTTTCATTGAGAAGTAAGAATATGATATGGggttttttcattgtttttgtaTCTTTTATTTCTCGTTTTTGGAGCCTATAGATTAAGTTTTAGTTCTTTGTTTCCCAGTAATGTAATTTTGAAAGGTTTTATTTAGCTAGAAAAAGCGGCATAATTTTTCCAACAGTGGACGTGATTTCTTCatgaattttcttattttatatatttattttttctttccaaattttaacTTGTCTCTCGCACAACCAGGCGGTACAACTTGTTCGATCAAGTCACGTAAGATAATTTTGACTTTATGCGATAAATCGATGTccagtaaaattttatttcaatgagTGATGCGTAATAGAACCCTCACTGCTAATACAGTTATTTGGAATCAAAATAAAGACGCTAAAGCGTATATGGGCGGGCGAGAAAAATCATTTAAgtatgttggatttttttttttcaatataacaTACTGTCTTATGACCCGTGCGTCTACCACAAACAGTTGGTGAAAAATCTTCACCATCATCTCAATGAAAAGTCGCTGGTGTACCGTCTAGGAACATTTTTAATACAGAATTCGAATTTTGTATCTGGATTATTCATGTGCGACAGATATACTTATAAAAGAAAGTTTCGAAAATCTACATTGTTCCATGCTGAGAGCCAGCTGATGTATAATGTTTCtaattttcataaaagcacatgtttttcaattattttcgcCTAAAATACAACTGTTGGGCGCTGATTAGTgcgcagtttttgaaattttgagaaaagcatATTAACATGTTCAATATTGGGTGGAACCTCGTGGTGGGGAGAAAGTTCAAGCTCccgttttgatgcttaaaaattggattgtaccattgaatttttcacaaaatatatttCAAGGCTTGATTTATTTGAAATGTTTCAGACATTGCACGTATGCGCATTATCCGCGAAACCCCAAAATTATTAAAGATCGTATCATCTTTATCTAACTTCATTCTAAAGTAGGAATATTTCAAACAAGCAGAAATTAttcatgaaaggaaaaaactttattttttgaaatggaaccatctgttTCACTTAAATTCCTCTACCGATTGTGAAACATAAATTCTTCAGCATCATATTTCTTCTCCTCTGCGTGTTTTAGCTTAAAATTCGATAAAATCCAACTAGTATAATGGGATTTTAGTGAGAGATAAACACATTTATGACCTTAATAGAATAAAAAGAGGACGTATTGTGCCTCGAAGGGCGAATCCTCTCGGAAATCTCCTGGGAACAAGAGATAGAAAGTacgaaaaatatgtaaaatgaCCCAACTCTCAtcacttaatttaaaaatcgaaatatgtatggaaaaaatataaacttttaaaatgctTTTATTGTTGTCACGCTTTCATCGTAGGCTCaagtatttatttaattattgaaTCAAGTAAAACTGCTTACTTTAAACCAGAATTTCTTAGTTATCAATAGTTCAATTTTAATTATAtgtaaatagaataaaaaatgaaatcctaCTTTTAGGCTATTTGTGTTCCAACAATGATATATATTTtttagaatgtttattttttaaaaaaaatcaacacaaaattttagagaaaagtgCGAAACTGAATGTAAGAAATTTTTTAGATGAGATTTATCCAAGGAGTGCGACAAcatatttaagaaaataaattgagtCCTATTGGAATAAAAAAGcagttttcaagtttttctaCACATTTACTTATGCATCCCTATTCCATAGGTCAAGTACTCTTAAAGtttgcatttaattttctcCGAAATCCTATTAAGCTCATTCGTTTATTTACTAAACTTTTTAGTAATAgactaagaaaaaattaatcttcaAGTTCTATTAGCAAATTTCACATGTTTGTTTTTCTGGAATTTAATATGTGGAGTGGAattgtttatagctttgtctataaatttatTAAGGTATGCTCAAAGTATACGATAGATACATGCGATCTACTTTTTTCCATTTGCAAGtggaattgaattgaattgtaTTGATGAGTATCACGGTGAACCGAAAAAGAGCAGAAAACCTAACCTAGCGGGATGCACTGGTATAGCACGGTTATTTTTGGTCTGGGTCAACAACTCGTCTAATATTTAATTCAGATCCTTTCATAAACTAACGTACGTACAAACTTCTTCTagactgaaaaaatgtttttcattatttatttaatttatgtatCCGGAAACAAGTTGCAACGTTTCATcaacttcagaaaaattttatcggGTAGATTACAATTTTTCCGCGGTTCAAATATTGTCGATCgcgataattttttctttcttttttccctcgtCACGTCAAtggaattttcgaaaatttcatcgTGACGCTAAAATATAGCGTTACTGAGTAAAAATTTGACGATAGTTAGTTTgtcatagaaaaagaaaattccgaaaaaaaatttatttcaaaattgttagaaaaaaatgaattcactaaattcataaaactaaaattattacattttgaCGTGAGTTCCCCCGCCCCCTCAACTTCATTACTGGTCTAGATTTAGGTCATCACATGTGAGCTTTAAAAACTGACTGGAATCAGTTGAAATTTGTCAAACATACTATGCACATGATTGATTTGGACTAATGAATGAAAAACTTGTAGTTGCAGGAATTTGAAAATGGTTGAACGCTTTCTGATAATCTTAGAATCATAAATGTGAACTAACTTAACGAATTCTGTTACCTCCGgtgcaaaaataataatatgttTTGGGAAATTGTAAAACCTTTCGACTACTTTCGAGGATTCCAAGTGTGTAATGGCAATAAAGCTCAAATAGTTGAGTTTCACTttaattttgctcaaaattctACCTTATCCGCAATCTATATTTCTCTCTAACACGAAATAGACTTTGACCAAATTTTGCAccaaggaaaagaagaaaaagaagaaataaacatttGCACGGTGCGATATTATTTCAGAAATGGGAATCAATATTTCAAGGGTTTTACGGAAATTCGCCTTTCTAACATCACTAGCATGCTTAACACTAATTCATAGTTTGCAGTATCATGTCAAATTATGAttccgatttttaattttttttccctgtaaattttttcttccgACTGCTAATGTTTGGGTGACCAGCTGAAACGTCCCAGTTTTGTTCTTTAATACTTTTGACCGCGTTTCCCTTTTGTTTACTTGGTTGGTTCTTTATCCCCCTCTCATTGTCGTTGGCTGCTTTGTATATATAAAATTGTACCGCATTATTCCCTTAAGAgactcaaaatattttgtcgATAGGGAAAGTCTAAACATGGGTATCTTGAATTCAAACGTCACGTCATAAATTTCCCttctttttcaaagttttatttgatggttattcatttttttaaaaaaacccaacacAGAGCTCTCCTTGAAATTCCCTGAGAATCGTCTTCATTCGTTCAAAGATGcactcaaagaaaatttcaattggatATTTTAGTTACTTTTCTTTGAATCACATTTAAAAAGGAAGTATGAATGAGATTGTGAATGAATTGCAAAAAGAGGAATGACAGGACAACACACTTAAACTACCAATCTGAGacgcctaatttttttttaacaaggacagaaaattcaaaaattctcgTTCTTCTAATGCATTATTTAAATTCACGTTGTCTCTTAAtacatttatatttatttaatttaattctaATAGATAGGTGCAAGGCATATAGCTCTTGCAGcatactttaaaataaattttgttatgaaaaaaatttgaaatggggGATTTTGAATCGTTGCCATGCAGATGGACTTTTTTGGAGTTTAACACTGTCTTTAAATGGAAAGAAGCTGGGAATGGAGTGTATTTAAGCTGATGGGGACTTTTTGGAACGGGAACCCTATACGCAcatatttcctaattttggttttaaaaaaatgcgagATGGGATATTTTGAATCTATGGGATGCAGATGGACTGTTTTGGAGTGTAGCCCTGCATTTAAATGGAAAGAAGTTGAGAATGAGATGGTGTTGGAATCGGGTGTATTTATACTGATAGGGACTTTTTGGGTCTGGaaccctatgcatatagttcctttcctTTCAGGATAAATATAATTATGCTGAATTAAAAGAATGCGTGGTGACTGACCTGTTTTTGGCGGCAGCTGCTCTGTCCCTTTGGCGTCGATTTTTAAACCAATTCCCGACCTGCGTGGGCGTGAGCCCAGTGGCCTGGGCCAACTCCTTCTTCTTGGTCGGGTTGGGATAGGGGTCCTGGAGGTACCACTCCCGGAGGAGGCTCCGGGTCCGCTCCTTGAAGCAGTGGGTCTTCTGCTCGCCGTCCCAAATCGTCCGGGGCAGCGGGAACTTTTTCCGCACTCGATACTTATCCACAGGCCCGAGCGGCCGGCCCCGGAGCTTCTCAGCCTCCTGGTAGTGGGCCTCGAGCCACATGGCCTGGAGCTTCCCGTGGGAGTCTTTGGTGAACTTGTGGTGCTCCAGGATGGAGTACATCTCGCGGAAGTTGTGGCTGTGGAAGGAGACGATGGCCCGGGCCCGGAGGACGGCCTCGTTCTTGTTGAGCTCGCTGATGTTGGGGTGGGCGACCGGGAGGGACCAGAGGAACCTGGCGAGGCGCTCGATGTCCCCGTTTTCCTCGAGGGTCTCGCAGACGGTGGCCACTTGGGAGACGGTGAAATTTAACGTGGGTAAGGCGAACATGGGGCTCGGGATGATGGGGTGAACAACGCGACTTGGGATCGGCATGGGGATGGGGACCGGCGAGGGCGAGAGCGAGAGCTCCCGCTCGGCCGAAACACCCGCGGTCGCGCCCGGAGGAGCCAGAAGCGGCGTCGGCGTGCCTAGACCTAACGCCATCCGGTTGAAATCCAACTGTGGATCATAACTGTATCCG contains:
- the LOC109037116 gene encoding homeobox protein six1b — protein: MSCNLSTGASAATQLVVAMATAHGSANQGGALGGSLRRCHGYSYDPQLDFNRMALGLGTPTPLLAPPGATAGVSAERELSLSPSPVPIPMPIPSRVVHPIIPSPMFALPTLNFTVSQVATVCETLEENGDIERLARFLWSLPVAHPNISELNKNEAVLRARAIVSFHSHNFREMYSILEHHKFTKDSHGKLQAMWLEAHYQEAEKLRGRPLGPVDKYRVRKKFPLPRTIWDGEQKTHCFKERTRSLLREWYLQDPYPNPTKKKELAQATGLTPTQVGNWFKNRRQRDRAAAAKNRWHSHFAEQLSSSDKSRDAYYPPQSHLLGSLSDSKLQDQQAHGHGHRSRSPPPGSPGGEAGSSLSDSDISLGAPSPGPPPTSQVPYKPLALHRPFSPAKPYSPRNLEATRC